A genomic stretch from Shewanella woodyi ATCC 51908 includes:
- a CDS encoding nitrous oxide reductase accessory protein NosL — translation MKKLICLILLIPSLIACSQGNSVPEQLVAQSISEHGRCHLCGMMITKYPGPKGALQLKSAELSPKFCSTRDMFNFALQPENKRQISHLMVHDMSVTEWEDPQDTSFIDATKAWYVYGTSRKAVMGSAVASFSTKESAEAFAEEFGGAVLQYEQITLGLLAGE, via the coding sequence ATGAAAAAGCTTATCTGTCTTATCTTACTCATCCCCTCTCTTATCGCTTGCAGTCAAGGAAATAGCGTACCTGAACAGTTGGTTGCTCAATCAATTAGCGAGCATGGCCGCTGTCATCTGTGTGGCATGATGATCACTAAATACCCAGGACCTAAAGGGGCGTTGCAGCTTAAGAGTGCTGAGCTCTCACCTAAGTTCTGCTCAACGCGGGATATGTTCAATTTTGCCCTACAGCCAGAGAACAAACGTCAAATCAGTCACCTGATGGTGCACGATATGAGCGTTACTGAGTGGGAAGATCCACAGGACACGAGCTTTATTGATGCCACTAAGGCTTGGTATGTATACGGCACGAGCCGAAAAGCTGTGATGGGATCTGCAGTTGCTTCCTTTAGTACAAAAGAGAGCGCAGAAGCTTTTGCTGAAGAGTTTGGTGGCGCAGTGCTTCAATATGAGCAGATAACATTGGGCTTGTTAGCTGGAGAGTAA
- the nrfD gene encoding NrfD/PsrC family molybdoenzyme membrane anchor subunit, whose translation MDGNIEFTMGLSDGLAWPWPIAVYLFFAGISGGALATALFLRFYKKQTTNTPFYKAAALISFVTISLGMLCLVLDLTNPLFFWRILVYYNLNSVMSIGVIALSVYIPLVAVIALFALEEEIRSIPALKALVPVIEKLKGIRRPCEVSVLVLALAVCAYTGFLISALVRFPIINTSVLPALFIASGISAGAAAAKMLAVSVFKEDLHSQDMKILHGAEWPIMIAEMLFIFMIVTSLMTGNAGAQSAFNAFHTGQWAAVFWFGVVGLGFGGPLLLNFATGKTFSHSAKAFYLSGVCAVAGMMCLRMFILYAGQLYAI comes from the coding sequence ATGGACGGCAATATTGAGTTTACTATGGGGCTATCTGATGGCCTCGCTTGGCCTTGGCCTATTGCTGTTTATCTGTTTTTTGCAGGTATTTCCGGTGGTGCGCTAGCCACTGCGCTGTTTTTGCGCTTCTACAAAAAGCAGACAACCAACACACCATTTTATAAAGCGGCGGCATTAATCTCATTTGTGACCATCAGCTTAGGTATGTTGTGTCTGGTATTAGATTTGACCAACCCGCTGTTCTTCTGGCGAATTTTGGTTTATTACAACCTAAATTCAGTGATGTCGATTGGTGTTATCGCGCTGTCGGTTTATATCCCGTTAGTGGCGGTGATCGCACTATTTGCCCTTGAAGAGGAGATCCGCTCAATACCTGCGCTTAAGGCATTAGTGCCTGTGATTGAAAAGCTAAAAGGTATTCGCCGCCCATGTGAAGTGAGCGTATTAGTATTGGCGCTTGCGGTTTGTGCTTATACCGGTTTCCTTATTTCGGCGCTGGTTCGTTTTCCTATCATCAACACCTCTGTTCTGCCGGCGCTATTTATTGCCTCTGGTATTTCAGCGGGTGCTGCAGCGGCAAAAATGCTTGCTGTATCGGTGTTTAAGGAAGACCTACATAGCCAAGATATGAAGATCCTTCATGGTGCAGAGTGGCCAATCATGATCGCTGAAATGCTGTTTATTTTTATGATTGTGACATCGCTTATGACAGGTAATGCGGGAGCACAAAGTGCTTTTAATGCTTTCCATACTGGTCAGTGGGCAGCTGTGTTCTGGTTTGGTGTCGTTGGCCTAGGTTTCGGTGGTCCACTACTGCTGAACTTTGCCACGGGTAAGACCTTTAGTCATAGCGCTAAAGCCTTTTACTTGTCGGGTGTTTGCGCCGTTGCCGGCATGATGTGTCTGCGTATGTTTATCCTCTATGCGGGTCAACTGTACGCGATATAG
- a CDS encoding 4Fe-4S dicluster domain-containing protein, whose protein sequence is MSENIERRRFLKCLGASSLILAPLGCSSVKEGESDANKPHYAMVFDQNKCTGCGECKEACNLANNLPEGKSRLLMEQHSGGLEGQSCPHCGKTTECGCERKFVRVSCQQCKNAPCVTVCPTGAAHRDEKTGIVTMDAAKCAGCKYCIAACPYDARFINKETDVADNCDFCLNSKLAIGELPACVQKCRYDALIFGDINDPTSYISKLLRVKDSVRIKPGFGTEPSLRYIPIVKLGV, encoded by the coding sequence GTGAGTGAAAATATAGAGAGACGGAGGTTCCTTAAGTGCTTAGGAGCCAGCTCTTTGATACTAGCCCCCTTAGGGTGTAGCTCGGTCAAAGAGGGGGAGTCAGATGCAAACAAGCCCCATTACGCTATGGTGTTTGACCAAAATAAATGTACTGGCTGTGGTGAGTGTAAGGAGGCCTGTAACCTTGCCAATAACTTGCCTGAGGGTAAGTCGAGACTCTTGATGGAGCAGCACTCTGGCGGATTGGAAGGTCAGTCTTGTCCACATTGCGGCAAAACCACTGAGTGTGGTTGTGAGCGTAAGTTTGTTCGCGTGTCATGTCAGCAGTGTAAGAATGCTCCTTGTGTCACCGTTTGCCCAACAGGCGCGGCCCACAGAGATGAGAAGACAGGCATTGTGACCATGGACGCGGCTAAGTGTGCAGGTTGTAAGTACTGTATTGCGGCTTGTCCATATGATGCGCGTTTTATCAATAAAGAAACCGATGTCGCCGACAACTGTGATTTCTGTTTAAACAGTAAACTTGCCATCGGCGAGCTTCCTGCTTGTGTGCAGAAATGTCGTTACGATGCACTGATTTTTGGTGATATTAACGATCCGACATCCTATATCAGTAAGCTACTGCGAGTAAAAGATTCTGTGCGTATTAAGCCTGGATTTGGTACTGAGCCGAGCTTACGTTACATACCAATTGTTAAGCTGGGAGTATAG
- a CDS encoding tetratricopeptide repeat protein yields the protein MNSLAVGIVISLSVSVALIWRHHLQSAHLLLNETALGDEPHHPAKFSFSEIKIPAAVTITFLICCLSLYAQIGRFGEWDKGVVDEHIDYLIAADINKNARKVSEQPKSEIALLNLAQSYIAGGMYPEAINSLDELIALSGEAADLLGMKASAMYYRDNRTMSLDTELVLARALALDKFEFQSRLLKATHAYLNGQYEQAIEQWQLLLQSESQSFNRASINNAIFKAEQKIADRS from the coding sequence ATGAATAGTCTAGCTGTCGGTATTGTGATCTCTTTGAGTGTATCTGTTGCACTCATTTGGCGACACCATCTCCAATCTGCTCACCTTCTGCTTAACGAAACTGCTTTGGGTGATGAGCCCCATCATCCAGCTAAGTTCTCGTTCAGTGAGATCAAGATACCGGCAGCAGTGACTATTACTTTTTTGATTTGTTGTTTGAGCCTGTACGCCCAGATTGGGCGTTTTGGTGAGTGGGACAAAGGCGTTGTTGATGAACATATCGATTATCTGATCGCAGCAGATATCAATAAAAATGCTCGCAAAGTTAGCGAGCAACCTAAGAGTGAGATTGCATTATTAAATTTAGCTCAATCCTATATTGCAGGTGGCATGTATCCCGAGGCGATTAACTCACTCGATGAGCTTATTGCCTTGAGTGGTGAGGCTGCCGATCTGTTGGGAATGAAAGCGAGCGCCATGTATTACCGGGATAACAGAACCATGAGTCTGGATACCGAACTAGTTCTGGCGAGGGCCTTGGCACTGGACAAGTTTGAGTTTCAATCTCGGCTATTAAAGGCGACCCATGCCTATCTTAATGGTCAATATGAGCAAGCCATTGAGCAGTGGCAGCTCTTGCTACAGAGCGAAAGTCAGAGCTTTAACCGAGCTTCAATTAATAATGCGATTTTTAAAGCAGAGCAAAAAATAGCTGATCGTTCATAG
- a CDS encoding FKBP-type peptidyl-prolyl cis-trans isomerase, with protein MKTFKRNTLAVMTSVSLLISANAMANTEISSDVQKESYSIGASLGKYISGQIYSQTELGAEVDVELVIEGVVDALKNKPQFSDEEILTFLNQRAEQLNTAREAAEAKIALENLTAGNKYLTENKAKDGVNETASGLQYEVISEGEGRKPNPQDVVTVHYKGFLVDGTPFDDSYERNEPNRFALMSVIEGWQEGIPLMNEGSKYKFAIPAALAYGEKQVGIIPPSSTLVFEVELVKVEAPGEGAHGMGLSGMGMGGMMGQGNPH; from the coding sequence ATGAAAACATTTAAGAGAAATACCTTAGCCGTTATGACCAGCGTATCACTGCTTATCTCTGCAAATGCTATGGCGAACACAGAGATCAGCTCAGATGTTCAAAAAGAGTCTTACAGCATAGGTGCCTCACTGGGTAAATATATCTCTGGCCAGATCTATAGCCAGACCGAACTCGGCGCTGAGGTTGATGTTGAGCTGGTGATTGAAGGCGTTGTCGATGCCCTTAAAAACAAACCTCAGTTTTCAGATGAAGAGATCTTAACTTTCCTTAACCAGCGTGCCGAGCAGCTCAATACGGCAAGAGAAGCTGCGGAGGCCAAGATTGCGTTGGAAAACCTTACCGCTGGTAATAAGTACCTTACCGAAAACAAAGCAAAAGATGGTGTTAACGAGACAGCTTCAGGTCTGCAGTATGAGGTTATCTCTGAAGGTGAAGGGCGTAAGCCAAATCCACAGGATGTGGTTACCGTGCACTACAAAGGTTTCTTAGTCGACGGTACACCATTTGATGACTCTTATGAGCGTAACGAGCCAAACCGCTTTGCTTTAATGAGTGTGATTGAGGGTTGGCAAGAGGGGATCCCCTTGATGAATGAGGGCTCTAAGTACAAGTTTGCTATCCCAGCAGCACTTGCCTATGGCGAGAAGCAAGTTGGCATTATCCCGCCGAGCTCAACATTGGTGTTTGAAGTGGAGCTAGTAAAAGTTGAAGCCCCAGGTGAAGGCGCACATGGCATGGGACTAAGTGGTATGGGAATGGGCGGCATGATGGGACAGGGTAATCCTCATTAA
- a CDS encoding rhodanese-like domain-containing protein, producing the protein MKKALGQILVTLTLIASSASCLAGGGSEMAPAHRYEHQLNTISMMEAQTLVGKEGVYFFDVNTLELWAEGFIPGAVYFNVKDWKKLLPANKDAVMVFYCANRLCNASEIAAHAVMKLGYTGVRQMPDGIYGWRLANRPTEKP; encoded by the coding sequence ATGAAAAAAGCACTGGGTCAAATCTTAGTAACCCTAACATTAATCGCAAGCTCTGCTAGCTGTTTAGCTGGTGGCGGCTCTGAGATGGCACCAGCTCATCGCTATGAGCATCAGCTCAACACTATCAGCATGATGGAGGCTCAGACCTTAGTGGGTAAGGAAGGCGTCTATTTCTTTGATGTGAATACGCTGGAGTTATGGGCTGAAGGCTTTATTCCAGGTGCTGTCTACTTCAACGTTAAAGATTGGAAAAAGCTGCTCCCAGCAAACAAAGATGCAGTCATGGTGTTTTATTGCGCCAACCGCCTCTGTAATGCCAGTGAGATAGCAGCACATGCTGTGATGAAGCTTGGCTACACAGGCGTGAGACAGATGCCTGATGGGATCTACGGCTGGCGTTTAGCCAATCGTCCGACTGAAAAACCCTAA
- a CDS encoding cytochrome c3 family protein produces MRRWKHKVALSVLFCFGAIANANAAGKYDSIPQMGKTAKAAMAEYDGMQQVNGVKTLQDYIVQEEELFDYLFENHPVFKYQQSGNLIGDYHISDRGEEYLDTGHSPNYSERVGAPRAVQYRLGAKSILDYPNNFVGPEKCAECHATQYEKWQRSRHAKTIRFPGEHPEVDNDIEKTMYNTKDTSILPDGITPDMIYATVGTPRTKYGFIDAWLVRGTYHIRDGLLRDGTGKMVAGANQFSRGWAEWLTPEMSKKINDVIPEFPITLAGFGGSGSHQQGMSSYGAKYEKEMLFQPASSYCEVCHTFKFDFQNKQEFFDALGDPKKLQEHTISRGIACEECHGAGGHLDGGTGGMQSNCERCHQRFQYDPTLADTPQAQEKREYAFGVKMKSLCPSCGTEGSQMYNSVHYEKGMRCTTCHDPHEVTDGDWQSGFTTPKLKKDCKDCHEAQTLIAENSDTHNQQTCQSCHMPNMGSCENFKALQFPDQAGFDAVRKSHMWKIQVDPTLKTLNPPEGEPRTQGPAAGKGWTVAKNEEGRNYLDLMWSCARTSISDHDVVENKGCHSQFQSELEKGLHYEDQLEIYGEVMKMQTPVKEVFSQVEQALVRIDQLLEVTKLSTEDKTQVLMLAEKAKETVDLIKKDGSWGVHGFRYSQKRLDAALTYVTQAQNILDGTGYAAK; encoded by the coding sequence ATGAGACGGTGGAAACACAAGGTAGCATTAAGCGTGCTGTTTTGTTTTGGTGCCATTGCCAATGCGAACGCTGCTGGAAAATATGACAGCATCCCTCAGATGGGAAAAACCGCTAAAGCGGCGATGGCTGAATACGACGGTATGCAACAAGTTAACGGCGTAAAAACGCTGCAAGACTATATTGTTCAGGAAGAGGAGTTGTTTGATTATCTATTCGAAAACCACCCTGTATTTAAGTATCAGCAATCAGGTAATTTGATTGGTGATTACCATATCAGTGACCGTGGCGAGGAGTACTTAGATACCGGCCACAGCCCAAATTATAGTGAGCGTGTTGGTGCGCCTCGCGCGGTTCAGTACCGTTTAGGTGCTAAATCAATTCTAGATTATCCAAACAATTTTGTTGGTCCTGAAAAGTGTGCCGAATGTCATGCGACTCAATATGAGAAGTGGCAGCGTTCGCGTCATGCTAAAACAATTCGTTTCCCTGGTGAACACCCAGAGGTGGATAACGACATTGAAAAGACCATGTACAACACTAAAGATACCTCTATTTTGCCAGACGGTATTACCCCTGACATGATCTATGCAACCGTAGGTACACCACGTACTAAATACGGTTTCATCGATGCCTGGCTAGTACGTGGTACTTACCACATCAGAGACGGTCTACTGCGCGACGGCACCGGTAAAATGGTTGCGGGTGCTAACCAGTTCTCCCGTGGTTGGGCTGAGTGGCTAACCCCTGAGATGTCTAAGAAGATTAACGATGTTATCCCTGAGTTTCCAATCACACTAGCTGGTTTCGGTGGTTCTGGTTCTCACCAGCAAGGAATGAGCTCTTACGGCGCTAAGTATGAAAAAGAGATGCTGTTCCAACCAGCAAGCTCTTACTGTGAAGTGTGCCATACCTTCAAGTTTGACTTCCAAAACAAGCAAGAGTTCTTCGATGCATTAGGCGATCCTAAGAAGCTTCAAGAGCACACGATCTCTCGTGGTATCGCTTGTGAAGAGTGTCATGGCGCAGGTGGTCACTTAGATGGCGGTACTGGCGGCATGCAGTCTAACTGTGAACGTTGTCACCAACGCTTCCAGTATGATCCAACACTTGCTGACACGCCTCAAGCACAGGAAAAACGTGAATACGCCTTCGGTGTGAAGATGAAGTCACTGTGTCCATCATGTGGTACTGAAGGTTCGCAGATGTATAACTCTGTGCACTACGAGAAGGGCATGCGTTGTACTACATGTCACGATCCACACGAAGTGACAGATGGCGATTGGCAGTCTGGTTTCACTACGCCAAAGCTGAAGAAAGACTGTAAAGACTGTCACGAAGCGCAAACCTTGATTGCTGAAAACTCTGATACTCACAATCAGCAAACTTGTCAAAGCTGTCACATGCCTAACATGGGTAGCTGTGAAAACTTCAAGGCACTGCAGTTCCCTGATCAAGCTGGTTTCGACGCAGTACGTAAGTCTCATATGTGGAAGATTCAGGTCGACCCAACTCTGAAGACACTAAACCCACCAGAAGGTGAGCCACGTACTCAAGGTCCTGCGGCTGGTAAAGGCTGGACTGTTGCGAAGAACGAAGAGGGTCGTAACTATCTTGACTTGATGTGGTCTTGTGCTCGTACCTCAATCTCTGATCACGATGTGGTTGAGAACAAAGGTTGTCACAGCCAGTTCCAGTCTGAGCTAGAGAAAGGCCTACATTACGAAGACCAGTTAGAGATCTACGGTGAAGTAATGAAGATGCAAACTCCTGTTAAAGAAGTTTTCTCGCAAGTTGAGCAAGCTCTTGTACGCATCGACCAGCTATTAGAGGTGACCAAGCTGTCTACTGAAGACAAGACTCAGGTGCTAATGCTAGCTGAGAAAGCGAAAGAGACTGTTGATCTTATTAAGAAAGATGGTTCTTGGGGTGTGCATGGCTTCCGTTACAGCCAGAAGCGTCTAGATGCTGCACTAACGTATGTTACGCAAGCACAAAACATTCTAGATGGAACAGGTTACGCAGCTAAGTAA
- a CDS encoding methionine synthase: MKTLLPTSTAGSLPKPSWLAQPETLWSPWKLEGEALIDGKHDALRVSLQEQQQSGVDIVSDGEQTRQHFVTTFIEHLSGVDFENRKTVRIRDRYDASVPTIVGPISRQKPVFVEDAKFLRQQTKQPIKWALPGPMTMIDTLYDDHYQSREQLAWEFAKILNQEAKELEAAGVDIIQFDEPAFNVFFDEVNDWGIACLERAIEGLKCETAVHICYGYGIKANTDWKKTLGTEWRQYEEVFPKLQQSSIDIISLECHNSHVPIELLELIRGKKVMVGAIDVASDTIETPEEVANTLRKALEFVDADKLYPCTNCGMAPLSRRVARDKLNALSAGAAIVRKELLA, from the coding sequence ATGAAAACATTATTACCTACCTCTACAGCAGGCAGTTTGCCTAAGCCCTCTTGGCTGGCACAACCTGAAACACTTTGGTCACCTTGGAAATTAGAGGGTGAGGCATTGATTGATGGCAAACACGATGCGCTGCGTGTGTCGCTGCAAGAGCAGCAGCAATCTGGCGTTGATATTGTCAGTGATGGCGAGCAAACACGGCAGCACTTTGTCACAACCTTTATTGAACATTTAAGTGGTGTCGACTTTGAGAATCGTAAAACCGTTAGGATCCGTGATCGCTATGACGCCAGCGTACCGACGATTGTCGGGCCTATCTCTCGTCAAAAGCCTGTCTTTGTTGAAGATGCTAAGTTTTTACGTCAGCAAACCAAGCAACCGATTAAATGGGCTTTGCCAGGTCCAATGACCATGATTGATACGCTGTATGACGATCATTATCAAAGCCGTGAGCAACTCGCTTGGGAGTTCGCCAAAATTCTTAATCAAGAAGCCAAAGAGTTAGAAGCAGCTGGGGTGGATATCATCCAGTTTGATGAGCCTGCGTTTAATGTATTTTTTGATGAGGTTAACGACTGGGGAATTGCCTGTTTAGAGCGAGCAATAGAGGGGCTTAAATGCGAAACCGCGGTACACATCTGTTATGGCTATGGCATTAAAGCCAATACCGATTGGAAAAAGACCTTGGGCACAGAGTGGCGCCAATATGAAGAGGTTTTTCCTAAACTGCAACAGTCTAGTATCGATATTATCTCGTTAGAGTGTCATAACTCCCATGTGCCTATTGAGCTACTTGAGTTAATTCGTGGTAAAAAAGTGATGGTAGGTGCTATTGATGTGGCAAGCGATACCATTGAAACGCCAGAGGAGGTCGCTAATACCCTGCGAAAAGCACTTGAGTTTGTCGATGCCGATAAGCTTTACCCTTGCACTAACTGTGGTATGGCACCTTTATCTCGTCGAGTGGCAAGAGATAAGCTAAATGCCCTAAGCGCTGGGGCTGCAATCGTCCGCAAAGAACTTTTGGCTTAG
- a CDS encoding DUF1852 domain-containing protein encodes MNNDFTFTIKSICLDENYHPSDSTRITTNFANLARGESRQANLRNALKMIDNSFNALAHWDNPAADRYSVELEIVSVDMDVEGDGEAFPSIEILKTNIIDNKTNERIEGIVGNNFSSYVRDYDFSILLLDHNKDQQQFSIPADFGDLHGKLFKYFVNSNAYKKHFKKLPVICLSVSDNKTYYRTENQHPVLGVEYQPNESSLTEQYFKKMGLQVRYFMPPNSVAPLAFYFFGDLLNDYSNLELISTISTMETFQKVYRPEIYNANAVAGKCYQPNLNNQDHSITQIVYDRAERGQLAIEQGKFAEEHFIKPYQSVLEHWSANCAL; translated from the coding sequence ATGAATAACGATTTTACTTTTACAATTAAGAGCATTTGTCTCGATGAAAATTACCACCCTTCAGACAGTACACGTATCACAACCAACTTTGCTAACTTAGCTAGAGGCGAGAGCCGTCAAGCGAACTTGCGCAATGCTTTGAAGATGATAGATAACAGTTTTAACGCCTTAGCCCATTGGGATAACCCTGCTGCTGACCGTTACTCGGTCGAGCTTGAAATCGTCTCAGTTGATATGGATGTTGAAGGTGATGGCGAGGCTTTTCCGTCAATTGAAATATTGAAAACTAATATTATTGATAATAAAACCAACGAACGTATTGAGGGTATTGTTGGTAATAATTTCTCCTCTTATGTTCGAGATTATGATTTTAGCATCTTGTTGTTGGATCATAATAAAGACCAACAACAATTCAGTATCCCAGCTGATTTTGGCGATCTACATGGCAAGCTCTTTAAATATTTCGTTAATTCGAATGCTTATAAAAAACACTTTAAAAAGTTACCGGTTATATGCTTAAGCGTGTCAGATAATAAAACCTATTATCGCACCGAAAATCAACACCCTGTTTTGGGTGTCGAATACCAACCAAATGAATCTTCGTTGACAGAGCAATACTTTAAAAAGATGGGCTTGCAGGTGCGCTACTTTATGCCACCAAATAGTGTTGCGCCTTTGGCTTTCTATTTCTTTGGTGATCTGCTTAATGACTACAGTAATCTTGAGCTGATAAGCACCATTAGTACGATGGAGACGTTCCAGAAGGTCTACCGACCTGAGATCTATAATGCCAATGCGGTTGCGGGTAAGTGTTACCAACCAAATTTGAACAACCAAGATCATTCAATCACTCAAATTGTTTATGACCGTGCTGAACGTGGTCAGTTGGCGATTGAGCAGGGCAAATTTGCTGAAGAGCACTTTATTAAGCCATATCAGAGCGTGCTTGAGCATTGGTCTGCTAATTGCGCTCTTTAA
- a CDS encoding sulfite exporter TauE/SafE family protein produces MSELLLLILYCALLGSIVGFLAGLLGIGGGLIIVPVLSAILLHFEVLPPEQVVVAAIATSLASILFTSTSSAIAHHKNGNVPWEIAPWIMTGVGLGALISGFMAALLPEQIVRLVFAVCVLLIALKMFYSSTKTDTATTRKMPNKGLLTLFTTITGGLSAMIGIGGGALLVPLLTYFSIDMKKAIGCASACGIVIALFGSIGYISSGSAHFSLADGFAGFVYLPALLGIVCTSWFTAPLGAKATAHLPVPLIKKIFAGLLLAIAVNMYFG; encoded by the coding sequence ATGAGTGAATTGCTGTTATTGATTTTATACTGCGCACTGCTAGGCAGCATCGTAGGTTTTTTGGCTGGCCTGTTAGGCATTGGCGGCGGACTCATTATTGTCCCAGTGCTAAGTGCTATTTTACTTCACTTTGAGGTGTTACCACCTGAACAAGTCGTCGTTGCAGCCATTGCCACCTCATTAGCGTCGATACTTTTTACCTCTACATCTTCGGCAATAGCACATCATAAAAATGGCAATGTACCATGGGAAATCGCCCCTTGGATCATGACCGGAGTCGGCCTAGGCGCGCTTATTAGTGGTTTTATGGCGGCACTTTTACCCGAGCAGATTGTTCGCTTAGTGTTTGCGGTATGCGTGCTACTGATTGCGCTAAAGATGTTTTACAGCAGTACTAAAACTGACACCGCAACAACACGTAAAATGCCCAATAAAGGCCTGCTCACCCTTTTCACCACGATTACAGGCGGCTTATCTGCCATGATAGGCATTGGTGGCGGCGCACTCTTGGTGCCCTTGTTAACGTATTTCTCAATCGATATGAAAAAAGCCATTGGCTGCGCGTCAGCCTGCGGCATTGTTATCGCACTCTTTGGTTCAATTGGTTATATCAGCTCTGGCAGCGCGCATTTCTCACTAGCAGATGGCTTTGCAGGATTTGTCTATTTACCGGCGTTATTAGGCATAGTGTGCACCTCTTGGTTTACCGCGCCATTAGGTGCTAAAGCCACCGCGCATTTACCCGTGCCATTAATCAAAAAGATCTTCGCTGGATTATTACTAGCCATCGCCGTCAACATGTATTTTGGCTAA
- a CDS encoding DUF6435 family protein, whose amino-acid sequence MFSIFKRDPAKKLKKQYFAKLEQAMLAQRKGDIRTYSLLTAEAGEIDKPISNLMES is encoded by the coding sequence GTGTTTTCAATATTTAAACGAGATCCCGCTAAGAAACTTAAAAAGCAGTATTTTGCCAAGCTTGAGCAAGCAATGCTTGCTCAGCGGAAAGGGGATATCAGAACTTATTCCCTACTGACGGCAGAAGCTGGCGAAATTGATAAGCCAATATCGAACCTAATGGAGTCATAA
- a CDS encoding GNAT family N-acetyltransferase codes for MRKAKESDLEYLLQLRRLTMDDYLSQNGVDISDKEHLFRIKFNFSDAKIILVNGVKAGLFKASYTASNSQWYIYQVQIHPNYQGLGIGSKIILDLCQQALTNDLSVGLSVLKSNPAKSLYERLGFSVTSSTNCEYEMVYNS; via the coding sequence TTGCGCAAAGCAAAAGAAAGCGATTTAGAATATTTATTGCAATTACGCCGTCTAACTATGGATGATTATTTATCGCAGAACGGTGTTGATATTAGTGATAAAGAGCACCTCTTTCGTATCAAGTTTAATTTTTCTGATGCCAAGATTATACTTGTAAATGGAGTTAAAGCAGGTTTGTTTAAGGCGAGTTATACCGCCAGTAATTCGCAGTGGTATATCTATCAAGTTCAGATACATCCTAATTACCAAGGTTTGGGTATTGGGAGTAAAATCATACTCGATTTGTGTCAGCAAGCTCTAACCAATGATTTATCTGTAGGCTTAAGTGTTTTAAAGAGTAATCCTGCAAAAAGCCTTTATGAGAGGTTAGGTTTTAGTGTTACAAGTTCAACTAACTGTGAGTACGAAATGGTATACAATTCCTAA
- a CDS encoding transposase, whose amino-acid sequence MRIDIESANNWSDREVVEQWHRCFNGTGLGQKFVKGEVIEEYQVAKLKHLIATYRSRLCDISWFMRCLNEPIARKANIEDNCTGHFWEGRFKSQALLDEAAVLACMAYVELNPIRAKMVDTLENSDHTSIQLRVNAALKGEQPSKLLPFIGDERLNQPKGINFALKDYLELVDETGRIIRDDKRGSISAKSTKILMKLNISSDNWIKLTSEFGELFHGPVGETQSLTRYCEHLQKRRRHFSKSCLHFQAD is encoded by the coding sequence TTGAGGATTGATATTGAGTCAGCGAACAATTGGAGTGACAGAGAGGTTGTTGAGCAGTGGCACCGATGCTTTAACGGCACAGGGTTGGGCCAAAAGTTTGTAAAAGGTGAAGTGATAGAAGAGTATCAAGTGGCTAAATTAAAACACCTTATTGCCACTTACCGCTCAAGATTGTGTGATATCAGTTGGTTTATGCGGTGCCTTAATGAGCCGATAGCAAGAAAAGCTAATATCGAAGATAATTGCACAGGCCATTTCTGGGAAGGACGATTTAAGAGTCAAGCCTTGCTTGATGAAGCGGCGGTGCTGGCCTGTATGGCCTATGTTGAACTCAACCCTATTCGAGCCAAAATGGTTGATACACTTGAGAATTCAGACCACACCAGTATACAACTTAGAGTTAATGCTGCGTTGAAAGGAGAGCAACCCAGTAAGCTACTCCCTTTTATTGGAGATGAGCGGCTCAATCAGCCCAAGGGAATAAACTTCGCACTGAAGGATTACCTAGAGTTAGTTGATGAAACCGGTAGAATTATCCGTGATGACAAGAGAGGTTCTATCTCTGCTAAGAGCACAAAGATACTGATGAAGTTGAATATTTCATCAGACAACTGGATAAAACTGACCTCAGAGTTTGGCGAACTGTTTCACGGCCCAGTAGGGGAAACACAATCGTTAACTCGCTATTGTGAGCATCTTCAAAAACGTCGACGGCATTTCTCAAAAAGTTGTCTGCACTTTCAAGCTGATTAA